The following are from one region of the Pocillopora verrucosa isolate sample1 chromosome 3, ASM3666991v2, whole genome shotgun sequence genome:
- the LOC131776098 gene encoding PCNA-associated factor encodes MVRTKADSAGRKAVGAKAPRKQFGASSSSSVGSPNNSGGGKNKNSGGNPVKWWPSPKWQKGIGQFFPKDGASNEDFSEKPQAAEANSYPGASSEELGLDGVKPIHED; translated from the exons ATGGTACGAACGAAAGCAGACAGTGCAGGAAGGAAAG CTGTTGGTGCCAAAGCTCCTCGCAAACAGTTTGGtgcttcatcatcatcatcggtTGGTTCACCAAACAACTCAGGAGGAGGcaagaacaagaacagcggAGGAAATCCTGTCAAGTGGTGGCCATCCCCCAAATGGCAAAAAG gCATTGGACAGTTCTTTCCTAAAGATGGAGCAAGTAATGAAGATTTCTCTGAAAAACCACAGGCAGCAGAGGCAAACAGTTACCCAGGGGCCTCCTCTGAAGAATTGGGACTAGATGGAGTTAAACCAATTCATGAGGACTGA